Proteins encoded in a region of the Irregularibacter muris genome:
- a CDS encoding electron transfer flavoprotein subunit alpha/FixB family protein, translated as MNLQEYKGIFVFVEQMDKNITGVSYELIGKGKELAKDLDTEVTAVLLGYDISQLPDKLAAFGADKVIVVDHKELEIYRTEPYTDAMYNIIQTHQPEIVLYGATAIGRDLAPRVSARVHTGLTADCTKLEIDEESKNLRMT; from the coding sequence ATGAATTTACAAGAATATAAAGGCATATTTGTTTTTGTAGAGCAAATGGATAAAAACATTACAGGTGTTTCCTATGAATTAATCGGTAAAGGAAAAGAGCTGGCCAAAGATTTAGATACAGAGGTAACCGCTGTACTCTTGGGTTATGACATATCCCAATTACCAGATAAACTAGCTGCCTTTGGAGCAGATAAAGTGATTGTAGTGGACCATAAAGAGCTAGAGATCTATCGAACAGAACCCTATACCGATGCTATGTACAACATTATACAAACCCATCAACCTGAAATCGTACTCTATGGAGCCACAGCCATCGGTCGTGATCTAGCCCCTCGGGTATCGGCAAGAGTACATACAGGACTAACGGCAGATTGTACAAAACTAGAAATCGATGAAGAGAGCAAAAACCTGAGAATGAC